A stretch of DNA from Desulfurella amilsii:
CGGGTATTTTGGGCTTAATAGTTTACAAGCCTGTAAAACATTATTTGCTCTACAACGATAAAATTACTGTTATTTCTTTAATTATTGGCGGCATTATTATTATAGCCGTTGAATTATCCAAGAAAAAACCCACCATTAACAGCATAGATCAGCTTAGCGTAAAAAAAGCTATTTTACTTGGCTTTATTCAAGCGCTTGCTTTTATACCGGGCGTTTCACGATCTGGTGCTACAATTGTAGGTGGAATATTGCTTGGTATGGATAGAAAAACTTCTGTTGAGTTTTCATTTTTGCTTGCCATACCAACAATTTTAAGCGCTGGAGGATATGCGCTTTTCAAAGACCATGCGCAAATCACACACAGTGACTTTATGGCTATGGGTGTAAGCTTTGTCACGGCTTTAATATTTGCCATTATAAGCGTTAAGACTTTTTTGCACTTTATTTCTTCTAATAATCTAATGGTATTTGGCTTTTATAGGATAATAGTAGGCGCGGTTTATCTCATCTTCGCTTAAAGCTAAAACGGCTACCCTAAAAAGAGTAGCCTAAAAAATTATAAGTTTAGGGTTTCGTTTGGTTTTAGTATTACAACTTCACATGAAGTTTTAACAGCATTTTTAAATTCTTGTGGATCAGCACTAATTATATCCCATGTGTTGTAGTGGATAGGTAAAACTTTTTTCGGTTTTAAAAACTCTACAGCTTTTGCAGCGTCTTTAATACCCATTGTAAAATTATCACCAATAGGCAAAATCGCCAAATCAAGACCATTTTCGCCAATTAATTGCATATCCAAAAACAAACCTGTATCGCCAGAATGGTAGAATCTTTTACCATCAAGCTCAACCACAAAACCGCAAGGATTGCCAGTGTAGATTATTTTATCGCCTTCTATTACACTGCTACCGTGATGAGCAATGGTGAGTTTTACACAAAAAGAATCACTAAAACGCCTAAAGCCACCTATATACATAGGGTTAACTTTTTGCGCACCTTTTTGTTGACAATATATTGCAAGTTCAAATGGTGCTATAATGGTAGCTTGGTTGTTTTTTGCAATTTCTAGCGCATCTCCTATATGATCTGAGTGGCCGTGCGTTAAAAGAATGTAGTCTACTTTTACATCACTTGGCTTAACTGTTGCCTGAGGGTTTCCTGTTAAAAAAGGATCGACAATAACCGAAACGCTACCTTTTGCCAATACTGCCGAATGACCCAAATAGGTAAGTTGCATAGAGCACCTCCTTTTTATATTTTTCTACTGCCTGGCTTTACAAGTGGAATATTTTCTTTGCATAGTGGACAGTTTTGAGGTTCATAATTAACAATATTTAGTTTTATTAATGGAAAATAATCTAAATCCGTCTTAAATCCTCCGCCCCTATCCACAAGCGCTCCAATGCCTACGATATTTGATGAGTACTGTTTTGCAACATCGATTGTTTCATAAACGCTTTTGCCTGTTGTTACAACATCCTCTACAACAAGCACCCTTTCTTTTTTGTCTATAAAAAAGTTGCGCTTCATAGTAAGCACATTATCAACGCGCTCTGCGAATACACTTCTTGCGCCAAGATGACGTGCCACTTCGTACGAAACCAAAATGGCCCCCATAGCAGGACCAATAACAACATCGATTTGCTTATCTTTAAAATGCTCTGCTATTGATGCACAAAGCTTTTCTGCAAAATTTGGATACTGCAGCACAAGTGCCGATTGCAAATAATACTTGCTATGCAAACCGCTTGTTAGCTTAAAATGACCCTCTAGATAAGCACCACATTGTTTGTAAATATCCAGCGCTCCTTCCTGTGTTAACATTTACATTTCTCCTTTCATATTTTTAATACATTCAATTACCGCTTGTTTTGGATTTTGAGCTTTAATAATGGGTCTTCCAACAACAATATAATCTGCTTTGTTTTCGATGGCAAACCTGGGCGTGTTTGAGCGCTTTTGATCATCTTTTGAGTCGCCCATTCTAATACCTGGCGTAACTACAACAACATCATCAAAAGAGTCTTTTAAGAGTTTAGCTTCATTTGGTGAAGCTACAAAACCCCTAAGGCCAGCATCATAGGCATTTTTTGCCAAACCCAAAATTGTTTCACCCAGAGGTTTCTTTATAAACATACCACTTTCTAAACTATCTTCGTCCATACTTGTTAAAATTGTAATACCAAGCAGTATAGGGCCTGCCTTACCCGTTTGATCTTCAAAGCGCTTCTTGCCAGCAATTGCTGCCTCAATCATAAGCTTTGTGCCTATTGTATGAAGCGATAGCATTGATGCACCAAGCATGCAGGCCTGATAAACAGCCAATTCTACAGTATTTGGTATATCAAAAAATTTCAAATCCAAAAAAAACCTTTTATTTTTAGACTTTATATAGTCAATAATTTTAAAACCATAACCAATAAACGGTGCAAGCCCAATTTTGTAAGTCAACACCTCATCACCTAACTCATCTACAATTGAGCATGCTTGTTCAAACGTATCTACATCAAGGGCAACAATCAACCTATCTTTCATAATGTGCTCCTATACAATCGAGTATTGCGTTTACAATCGCTTTTGACACATCATCGCCGTATTCTTTTGCAATTTCCACTGCTTCGTTTATAACAATGCTTTTAGGTAAATTACTGTATAATAGCTCAAAAGCACCTACCTTAAGGATGCTTATATCAAGGTGGTTAAGTTTTTCATATTCCTCTGAGCATTGCTTGATAAAATTTTCAATTTTGTCTTCAACTCTTATGATACTTTGCACTAACAACTCTAAATCCTCTTTTTCTTTTGGGTTTTTAATCTTTGTCAAACTAAATAAAAATTCGCCCAATGTAAAAGAATCATTTAGTGTTTTTGCATATATAAATTTCATCGCCTCGCTTCTAACTGCCCTTCTAGACATAATCTATATTGCTTCAAACAGACTCATCATCTCAAGCAAAGCAACTGCTGCATCAAAGCCTTTGTTGCCCATTTTAGTACCAGCGCGCTCAATAGCTTGATCTATTGTGTCTGTGGTCAAAACACCGTACGAAACAGGCATTTTTGCTTTTTGGGCCACTTGCGCAATGCCCTTTGTAGTCTCTTGAGCTATAAAGTCAAAATGTGGTGTTGCACCTCTTATAATTGCGCCAAGGCACAGTATCCCGTCAAAATCTTTATCAACAAGCTTTGAGAGCAAGATTGGGATTTCAAAAGCACCAGGCACTTTATAGACGGTTATGTTATCTTTACTGCCATCGTTTCTTACAATTGCATCAAGCGCCCCTTCAAGCAACTTATCTGAGATAAAACTATTAAACCTGCTGACTATAATAGCTATCTTTTTACCTTTTGCACTAAGCAGACCCTCGATATATTTCATATTAGACTCCTTAAACATTGTTTAATATATGACCCATTTTTGTTTTTTTAACGGATAAATAGCATCTATTTACATCATTTGGTTCAATTTCTATAGGTACGCGTTCTACTACCTCTAAACCATAACCCCTAAGAGCTACAATCTTTTTGGGATTGTTTGTCATAAGTCTCATTTTTCTAACACCCAAATCAACCAGCATCTGTGCACCTATGCCGTAATTTCTTAAATCTGCTTTAAAGCCCAACTTTTCGTTTGCCTCCACTGTATCGTAGCCTTCATCTTGAAGCTTGTAGGCTTTAATCTTATTGGATAGGCCAATGCCTCTGCCTTCTTGTTGCATGTAGATCACTACACCTTTGCCTGCTCTTTCTACCATTTTCATAGCTGTGTGCAATTGGTCTCCACAATCACACCTTAGAGAGCCCAAAATATCACCAGTTAAGCAAGATGAGTGAACTCTAACCAACACTGGCTCATCTGGGCTAATATGGCCTTTTACTAACGCCACATGCTCATAATTATCTATAGAGTTTGTATAAACTACTATCTCAAAATCGCCATACTTTGTAGGTAAATGCGCGCTTGCCTGCCTTTTGACAAGTTTTTCTGTACGCATCCTGTATTCAATAATATCTGCAATTGTGGCTATTTTAATGTTATGTTGCTTTGCAAACCCAATCAACTGCTCTGTGCGCGCCATTGTGCCATCTTCGTTCATAATCTCACAAATCGCAGCTGCGGGAATCAAACCAGCCATTTTAGCCAGATCCACACTGCCTTCCGTATGTCCTGTTCTAACAAGCACACCGCCTTTTTTTGCAATCAATGGAAATACATGGCCAGGCTTTACAAAATCTTCTGGTTTTGCACCTGGTTTTATGGCTGTTTGAATAGTAAGCGCTCTGTCTGCTGCAGAAATACCAGTTGTAGTGCCGTATTTTGCATCAATTGACACAGTAAAAGCGGTCCTAAAAGGATCTTCGCTTTCTACCATTAAATCCAAATCAAGTCTATCCAAAATTTGCTTTTCGGCAGGAAAACAAATAAGACCACGCGCGTACTTTGCCATAAAATTTATTGCCTCTTGCGTTGCAAATTGTGCAGCAATGGCTAAATCACCTTCATTTTCTCTGTCTTCATCATCTACCAATATTATCATTCTGCCCGATTTTATTTCTTCTATAGCCTCTTGCGTGGTACAAAAGCAAGAATTTAGACTTGCTGGAAGGTTTTTGTTGTCTTCCATTTTGATAGACGTCAATGTTTTATCAACAGTATTAGTTTTCGTTTCCATAATCACTTCACCTCTTTCAAGTTTTTTAAATAATTCTCTATGTATTTGCCAAAATAATCTGCCTCAATGTTTAATTTATATGCTGATTTTCTAAATTTCAATGCAGTGTTTTCAAAAGTATGGGGAATTACAGCAATCTCAAAGTAACTTTCTGCTAAACTGGCAATGGTAAGACTTACCCCATCTATACATACTGACCCTTTTAAAATTACATAGTTTTTAATATCCCTTGCTAATTCAACCCTTAAAATATAAAACTCACCAGTGTTTTTTATAGATAGCAGTCTAGCCGTGCAATCCACATGACCAAGCACAATGTGACCAGACAATCTATCAGAAAGCCTTAATGCCCTTTCTAAATTCAAATATTCACCTACACTTGCAAATTTTAAGTTTGTTGTATCAAGCGTTTCTTTTGATAAATCAGCCCAAAAACCAAAGGATTCAAGCTTTGTGCACGTTAAGCATGCACCATTTACGGCAATAGAGTCGCCTACTTTTAAATCATCAAGTATATTTTTTGACTCGATTAAAATACTCAAACCGCCGCTTTTTTCACGAATAGATTTTACATGACCAACCTCTTCAACAATACCCGTAAACATTAAAAATCACCTTCAACAATTATATCATTGCCAATTCTTCTACACGTATAGGTTTTTAGATTCTTTACTTCAGAAAAATCCGAGGCTGCCTGAGAACCTATTACATTAAAAGCGCCATAGGAGCCCGTAATTTTTGGTGCGTAGAATAAATGCGCTTTATCGTACAAATTAGCACTCAAAAATGAACCATGAATGCGAGAGCCTCCTTCAACCAAAACACTGCAAATATCTCTTTCCAATAGTTTTTTTGATAAATCAATCAAATCTATGCCATCACCAGATAAAGCGCATTCTATAATATTCACGCCCATTGATTGCAGTATAGATTTTTTATTTAAATCGCTTGAAGCTCTTGTAGCTATGTAAATATTTGTGGGATTAAAACTAAATATTTTAGCAGAAAGAGGTATTTTTAAAAAAGCATCCAGTACAATGCGCTTTGGCTGATTACAGCGCTTTATTCGGCAATTCAAAAGCGGGTCGTCCATCAAAATCGTGTTTATACCCACTAAAACACCATTGTATCTGCTTCTTAGCCTATGTACATACTCAAGGGATTCTGTGGAAGTAATGTAGCGCGATACACCGCCTTTAATGGATATACATCCATTCAGCAACATAGCTGCCTTCATTGCATAAAACGGTCTTTGTTTAGTGATATTTGTAATAAATATTTCATTAAGTTTACAGCAGGCTTCTTCTAAACAACCAACTGTTACATCTAAGCCTTTTCCTTTTAAAAATTGAACTGAACCACTTGCTGTTTTGTTTACATCAAGCATTCCAATAACAACGCGCTTTATATGCGAATTTAGTATTGCAAGCGAACAGGGGGGAGTTTTACCATAGTGATTGCAAGGCTCAAGCGTAACATACATTGTAGCGCCATTAAGCAAAGATTTGTCAGAGACGCTTTTGATTGCGACCACCTCAGCGTGGTCAAGCCCTGCCTTTTTATGATAGCCTTTGCCAATTATTTTGCCGTCTTTTACAATAACAGCACCTACAGCTGGGTTTGGACACGTTTTATATAAACCTTTTTTTGCAAGTTCTATAGCTTTTTTCATAAACATTTCATCTGTATTCACAATTAGAAAATACTAAACTATAAAAGTTTTGTCAAATTTTACAAAAATACAAAAGGCTTTAGCGCACGTAGAAAAAATTAAAGTCCAATACCTTTTTGCCTGGGTTTAAATTGCTCTTTAAAATGTTATAAGGATATAAATATCTCCCAATGTATCTTCTTTTAACCGTTAATGTTTTAATATCTCCGTTGCAAAGCTATGCAGTGGTTATAAATATCTGCGGATATATTTATAAGTCCGTGCAGGCTTTTAAGCCTTTTGGTTTTATATAGTTTATATTTATAAGTTTTAATCACCTTTGCTCCACAATTAACAAAAGCAAATATAATGCAATTAAAAACTTATTGCCTTATATCCCCATAGCTATAGGCTTGTGGGCTTTGCGGCAATTATCGGTAAAGAAAACCTCCACTTTGCCATATCAGTCTGGGTAAATGGATGCATGCAAGCGGTTATCTTATAAATAGTCCTGAAAGAAAAGATCGTTGTGCTCGTGTAGCTGCAAGCGTTGCATACAAGCTTGTAGAAGAACTAAATAAATGGCGCAGGGCAAATACAGCGAAAACATCGCATGGTTTGCATCAGGAAAAGTGTGCATCACAGCACAATTCAACTGCGCAGAATGTCACGGTGCAAAAATTCCAAAACCACCTACATCGCTTAAAAAACTCTAAAGGGGCAGTGAAAAGACTTCATTAAAGGCATTTTAGGAAGCATTGCTGTACTTTCATTTATACCTCTTCTAATAGTTTTTGATCAAAAAATGAGTGAAACGCTATTGAAAAAGCTTAAAGCGATAATTACAAGATGAATTAGATACCTATTTTGTGTAATCAATGCGATAATCCCCTTTGTGTTTGGACGTGCCCAACAGGTGCTAGTTACAAACGCTCAAGCGATGGCATTGTGTTGTGGACTTTAATAAGTGTATTGGGTGTAAAGCTTGTATGGAAGTATGCCCTATGCATGCAAGAAACTTTAGTGATTTAAATAAAACAAACTCTCTAGTTTCTTAAATATTAAAAGAAGCTACATCCTACCATGTTTTAAAGTCGCAAGATGGAACCCTAATTAACGTTTATTATACACAAGATGTTTCCCTATAAAGCTATAGCACTTAGTTTTTTTGCTATGTGTTATAGCTTTTTCATTTATAGCCCTATCTTTTTAACGAAAAATCAATTATAATTTAATAATATAATGACTTAATTACTGTAAGATATTTTTGCAGGAGGTTTTGAAATGTTAAAGCGCATTTTTTTCGTTGCCGTTTCCTTGATGCTGTTTGGTTTCAATTTAGCTATGGCAAAAGTCGGTGTTATGTCAACTTCACAGGTGGCCTCTCTGGTTGGTAAAAAGAATGTAGTTATAGTAGACGCTAGAGATACAAAAGCTTACCTGCAATCTCATTTACCAGATGCCATAAGTTTGCCATCTACCGGTCCCTTATTTGCTATGAAATTTCCAAACGTAAAAGCAAGGAGTATTGCACAAAATCAACAGATACAACACGCTTTATCGGAACTTGGTATGATGCCAAACAACACAGCAATAGTTTATGCTGGGGGTAGAAAAGGTGCTTTTTTCCTTACCAATGCTACTAGGGTAATGTTGGCACTTCATTGGGCTGGAGTTAAGAATGTATATTATATGAATGGTGGCATTGAAAAATGGGTAGATGAAAAAAGACCTATTCAACACAATGTGTTTAAGCTACCAAAATCGCATTTTGTAATTGAACACAACAATCCACACACCTACTGTTTTAGCAATTTTGTAGCTTGGGCTGTCAATAATGAAAATAGAATTCAGATTGTAGATGCAAGGCCTCTCAATCAGTACACAGGAGAACTTACAAGCGATAAGCGTCTTGCCAGACACGGGCATATCAAAGGCGCCATTGATTTGCCAGCATCTGAATACATGAAAAAAGTCAATAACTACTATGTTTTAAAAACACCATTAGAAATTGGAACAATGTTTAAGAAAGGCGGTGTGGATTTAAATAAACCAATTATTTCCTACTGCAACACAGCAAGACTAGGCAGCGGTTTATGGTTTGTAGCAAACGCCTTATTCAATGACAAACTAGTGTGGGTTTACAACGGCTCAATGGTAAGCGCATCAAGAAATCCAAATATACCAATAGTTAAAGGCTCAAACCCTTTTTGATCTTTAATGCCTTGCGATAAGCAAGGCATACTTTTTTAAATCAACTTTTAATTTATTAAATAAAAAATACAAAAAAGTAATCCAGAAAACATTGTATTTTATTAATTATTTAGTAAAATGTACCTTAGATATTTATTTAGGAGGTTTAAAAACGTGAGAAAAAGCGTTATTTCTCTAGCAGCTATTTGTTGTGCTTCTTTTTTGGCTTATGGTTGCTCCACAGCACCTAAAAAGCCGATTGCTGCAAAACCAGCACCGCCAAAGCAAGAGGTTCAAAAACCAACTACTACACCTGCGCCTACCCCCATTACAACACCATCTGTAAGTGAAGAGCAAATGCTAAAAGAAATCTTCCAGCGCATTCACTTTAATTTCAACAAAGCTAACCTAACTCATATTGACAAATGGGGCATTAACCAGGATGTGCCAAAATCTTTAGACGGCATATCAGACTATATGGCAAAACATCCTGATATCAAAGTTAAAATTGAAGGTAACTGCGACGAGCGTGGAACGGAAGCCTACAACCTAGCCCTAGGCCAAAGAAGGGCAGACTCAGCAAAGAATTATCTTGTAATGCATGGAATATCAGCAGACAGAATTGAAACGCTGAGCAATGGTAAACTAAAACCAGTGGATCCGGCACAAAACGAATACGCTTGGGCTAAAAATAGAAATGACCAGTTTGTAATTTTAAATAAGTAGGAGCATCCTGCCCCTACTTGAAGAATTGATGGAGGTATGCTCATCATTTTAAAATATAAGCCGCCTTTTAAAATTAATCAAACTAATTTTACTTTCATTTTACATTAAAGGATTTAATCTCTTTCTAGGTTTCCAATAGGAGGTGTTACTTTATGTTTAAGAAACTTTTAGCTTCTTTAGTGGTAATGGGTCTTATGGCTTCACCCGCACTTGCAGCAACAAAAAAGGTTGAAAAACCAAAAGTAGAAAAGAAAGTTGTTAAGAAAACACCAGTTAAAAAGGCAGTAGCTAAAAAAGCTCCTGTAAAGAAAGCTGTAAAGAAATAACTCAAGGAGAATTATTTTATGCCAAAAGAAAAACCAAAACCAAAGCCAAAAGGCAAGTAATTTCAATTTCTTTGTATGCCGGCCAAAAGCCGGCCATACTTGGTTAACTTTTTAACATTATATAAAAAAGTTTTTGTAATTTCAGTTAATTTCTCTTTCAATAGGCTAAAATTCTAACCAAAAAGTCTTATAAATATTTTAAAAATTCACAATTGGGAGCTAAAATTGCACAATGTGATTTTTTGTATTTGGCTCCACTTGCGAAATCAATATACTATAATTTGGTATTTGAAATTTATAGCGCAAAAGAGGGTTATATAATGAGCTAAATTGTACATGTAAATAAGGCAGTGTACCCTTCTATAAGCAAAAAAGATAGTCAAATTGAATTCGCGACTTTCCTTTACGTTACATTTCTGGCTATCTTTTTTTATTAAAACACATACTTATTTTGCTAATAACGCAGACTAAGTCCGATTTAGCTATCCTTTTGCTCCTTTACATTTGATATCGATTTGCCAATTTCTCTTAAGATATCAAGTGGTATTGGTAAGATTGTAGTGGTATTGTTTGTTGAAGAAATCTCATTTAAGGTTTGTAAATATCGAAGTTGGAGCGCTATAGGGTTTTGTGATATAATGCGCGCTGCTTCGTTTAATTTTTCTGCTGCTTGATATTCACCATCTGCGTTTATGACTTTTGCACGCCTGTCACGCTCTGCTTCTGCCTGGCGCGCCATTGCTCTTTGCATATCTTGAGGCAAATCAATTTGTTTTAGTTCAACAAGCGTTACCTTTACACCCCATGCATCTGTGTGTTTATCAAGAATTTCTTGAATTTCTGAGTTTACTTTTTCTCTTTCTGAAAGTAGTTTATCAAGTTCAGCCTGACCGCAAACACTCCTTAGCGTTGTTTGTGCAAGCTGCTCTACTGCGTAGGCGTAATTTTTTATTTGAACGACGGCGTTTAGTGCATTTACAACCTTAAAATATACAACAGCATTTATTTTGATTGTTATATTATCTTTTGTAATAACATCCTGTGGTTGCACTTCAAGTGTATTAATTCTTAAAGATATTTTTGCCATTCTATCAATAATTGGCCACAAAATAATCAACCCTGGCCCTTTTACACCTATTGCCCGCCCCAGTCTAAAAATCACTGCCCTATCGTACTCCTGGATAATACGTATAGAGTTTAAAATCACAAGCAATAAAAAAATAACAAGAACAATTAACACGATACTTTCCATAAAACTATTCCTCCTTTTTGACAAACAATTGTAGAGACTTTTGTTTAACTACTTTAACTTTTTGTCCAACTTCAATGTCTTCGTCGCTAGATGCTGTCCAAATCTCTCCTTCTATCTCAATCTGTCCCGGGTTGTTTTTTGTTATTGGTTTTTTGCATACGCCTGTTTCTCCTACGAGATTTTCTGTTGTTTTAACGGGAGCTTTTTGTGCTTTTAAGCCAAGAATAACTACAAAAACAACAAAAACAAAAACTCCAATAAAAATGGGGCATACTACATACAAAAACAATGACGGCAAGCCATTAAAGCTTAAATACAAAAAATAAGTACCAATAATAAATGATGTTAGACCTACAAATGTAAAAATACCTCCGCTTGCAAAAAAAATTTCCAAAATTAAAAATGTAAATGATAAAAAAACTAATATCTCGCCTATATCTGCACTCATACTACACACTCGCGCAAGGCGTTTGATCACCTTGTAATTTCTTGATCGTATGTTCAATAGCTCCAAGCACTACGCTAATATTTTCAATAGCTGCTTTTGGGCTTCCTGGTACATTAATAATCAGACTGTTTTTGCGTGTGCCTACGCAGGCTCTAGATACAATAGCTGTGGACGTTTTCTCAAAACTCTTCAAGCGCATTACTTCTTCAAAACCAAAGAGTCTTTTTTCTATCAATTCTAGTGTAACATCTGGGGCAATGTCGCGCGGTGCAATGCCTGTTGAACCATTTGTTACTATTAAATCGATATTGTTGTCGCTCAGTTCTATAAGCTCTTTTTTGAGCATTTCTTTATCATCCGGGATCACTGTGTAGTATGCTAGATCCATATCGTTTAAATTCTTTTGGATAAAATCTATTAGTGCAGGCCCAGTCAAATCTTGTCTTTCTTTGCTATAGCCTTTGTCGGAAAGTGTAATAACAGCAAACTTCATGTTTTAGCCTCCTGCGCAATTTAAATCGTACGCTTTAATTAAACTCGGAAATTTTTCTCTAACATTTTTAGCATACTCAGGATCAATTGAAATAGTTTTGATAGTGGTTTGATTATAAGCGCTACTCAGCAATGTACCGTTTGGATCATAAACACTTGAGTGACCAGCACATATCCATTTGCCAGACTTATCGTTTGCATTGCATGTTGCTACAAACGCTTGGTTTTCAATAGCTCTAGCTGCAGAAAGCTTTCGCCATGCGTTTAGTCTTTCAACAGGCCAAATAGCGCTTACCAGCAACACTTCTGCGCCTTTAAGCGCTGCTTTTCTTAAAATCTCTGGAAATCTCAGCTCAAAGCATATACAAACACCAAACTTTATTCCAAACAAATCAAATGTGTTTTCCTGATTCTTATTGCCTGGACAAAAATAATCATCTTCTTTGGTTACTTCAAAAAGCTTTACCTTAGAATACTTAAGCATTACCTTCTTTTCATACAAACAATAAAATGTGTTAAAGATTTCATCATTAATATTTTCCAAAAATGTTCCGCAGATTGCAATATCAGCAGATTTTTCTAGCAATTTGTTGATATACTCTGGCATCTTTTTTGATAGATTTTGTAGGTTTGGGTAATCAAAACCAGATAAAAATAGCTCTGGAAATAGTACAATCCTGCTGTCAGCACTGCATGCTTTTTCTATCATACCCAAAGAAGTTTCAAAGTTCTTTTCAACATCACCTTCATGCACCTGCATCTGAGCTATACTGATCTTCATATCACCCTCGCAAAAGAAAATTTTCTTTGCCATTTATGCTCTACCATTTTAAGTAATCCATCATTAAGTGGGTAGCCTAGATTCAAAAGCTCATACACATCCCTTTGGGCTTTTTCTAAAAGTTCTCTATCTTTGAGTATATCAGCAAACTCTAAATCTGGCAAACCATGTTGCCTTGTGCTGTAAATCTCGCCGCTTCCGCGCAAAATTAAATCCTGCTTTGCTATCTCAAAACCATCAGTTGTAGAAATCAAAACATCTATACGTCTTTTTGCCAAAGAAGATATTTTGTCTTTTGTTACTAAATAGCAAAACGAATCTAAATCACTTCTTCCGACTCTTCCTCTTAGCTGGTGCAGCTGCGCAAGGCCGTAATTTTCTGCGTTTTCGATAATTATGATTGTAGCGTTTGGGTTATCTATGCCTACCTCAATAACGGTTGTGCTCATTAAACAATCAATTTTCCCCCTTACGAAATCGTGAAAAATTTTGGTTTTTTCTGCACTTTTTACATTTGAGTGCAAAAACGCACAATCAAACTCATTAAAATATCTCTTTTTAACATCTTCAAAACTGCCCATCAAAGAGTCAAAATCCGTTTTTGATTCAGAATCATCAATAAGTGCAAATACTACATAAACTTGGTGTTTCTTTAGTATTTCTTCTCTTGCATGCAAAAAAGCCTTCTCTTCCTGGCTTTTGTATAAGTGAATTGTCGATATGGCTTTTCGATTTTTTGGCATGGAGCGTATTTCAACTACTTTTGTTTTGCCATAAATTGCAAAAGCTAAGCTTCTTGGTATCGGCGTTGCGCTCATAATCAAACAGTAAACACTTTTACCCTTATTAGATATCATTTTCCTTTGATCAACACCAAATCGATGCTGCTCGTCAATAACCAGAAAACCCAGATTATTGAACTCCAGCTTTTCATTTAGCAAAGCATGAGTTCCCACCAGGCAGTGAATTTTAAAATCTTTAACTGCCTGAAAAATTTCATTTTTTTTCTTTGTTGTGTTTATGAGTAGTTCTACCTTAAACCCCTCATTCTCTAGAAACCTTTTTGCAACCGCATATGTTTGCTCTGCAAGACTAGTAGTAGGTGACATTATACAAACTTGATAG
This window harbors:
- the ribD gene encoding bifunctional diaminohydroxyphosphoribosylaminopyrimidine deaminase/5-amino-6-(5-phosphoribosylamino)uracil reductase RibD; the encoded protein is MNTDEMFMKKAIELAKKGLYKTCPNPAVGAVIVKDGKIIGKGYHKKAGLDHAEVVAIKSVSDKSLLNGATMYVTLEPCNHYGKTPPCSLAILNSHIKRVVIGMLDVNKTASGSVQFLKGKGLDVTVGCLEEACCKLNEIFITNITKQRPFYAMKAAMLLNGCISIKGGVSRYITSTESLEYVHRLRSRYNGVLVGINTILMDDPLLNCRIKRCNQPKRIVLDAFLKIPLSAKIFSFNPTNIYIATRASSDLNKKSILQSMGVNIIECALSGDGIDLIDLSKKLLERDICSVLVEGGSRIHGSFLSANLYDKAHLFYAPKITGSYGAFNVIGSQAASDFSEVKNLKTYTCRRIGNDIIVEGDF
- a CDS encoding 4Fe-4S binding protein codes for the protein MDFNKCIGCKACMEVCPMHARNFSDLNKTNSLVS
- a CDS encoding sulfurtransferase; translated protein: MLKRIFFVAVSLMLFGFNLAMAKVGVMSTSQVASLVGKKNVVIVDARDTKAYLQSHLPDAISLPSTGPLFAMKFPNVKARSIAQNQQIQHALSELGMMPNNTAIVYAGGRKGAFFLTNATRVMLALHWAGVKNVYYMNGGIEKWVDEKRPIQHNVFKLPKSHFVIEHNNPHTYCFSNFVAWAVNNENRIQIVDARPLNQYTGELTSDKRLARHGHIKGAIDLPASEYMKKVNNYYVLKTPLEIGTMFKKGGVDLNKPIISYCNTARLGSGLWFVANALFNDKLVWVYNGSMVSASRNPNIPIVKGSNPF
- a CDS encoding OmpA family protein → MRKSVISLAAICCASFLAYGCSTAPKKPIAAKPAPPKQEVQKPTTTPAPTPITTPSVSEEQMLKEIFQRIHFNFNKANLTHIDKWGINQDVPKSLDGISDYMAKHPDIKVKIEGNCDERGTEAYNLALGQRRADSAKNYLVMHGISADRIETLSNGKLKPVDPAQNEYAWAKNRNDQFVILNK
- a CDS encoding slipin family protein; this encodes MESIVLIVLVIFLLLVILNSIRIIQEYDRAVIFRLGRAIGVKGPGLIILWPIIDRMAKISLRINTLEVQPQDVITKDNITIKINAVVYFKVVNALNAVVQIKNYAYAVEQLAQTTLRSVCGQAELDKLLSEREKVNSEIQEILDKHTDAWGVKVTLVELKQIDLPQDMQRAMARQAEAERDRRAKVINADGEYQAAEKLNEAARIISQNPIALQLRYLQTLNEISSTNNTTTILPIPLDILREIGKSISNVKEQKDS
- a CDS encoding NfeD family protein, translated to MSADIGEILVFLSFTFLILEIFFASGGIFTFVGLTSFIIGTYFLYLSFNGLPSLFLYVVCPIFIGVFVFVVFVVILGLKAQKAPVKTTENLVGETGVCKKPITKNNPGQIEIEGEIWTASSDEDIEVGQKVKVVKQKSLQLFVKKEE
- a CDS encoding MogA/MoaB family molybdenum cofactor biosynthesis protein, coding for MKFAVITLSDKGYSKERQDLTGPALIDFIQKNLNDMDLAYYTVIPDDKEMLKKELIELSDNNIDLIVTNGSTGIAPRDIAPDVTLELIEKRLFGFEEVMRLKSFEKTSTAIVSRACVGTRKNSLIINVPGSPKAAIENISVVLGAIEHTIKKLQGDQTPCASV
- a CDS encoding nitrilase-related carbon-nitrogen hydrolase — encoded protein: MKISIAQMQVHEGDVEKNFETSLGMIEKACSADSRIVLFPELFLSGFDYPNLQNLSKKMPEYINKLLEKSADIAICGTFLENINDEIFNTFYCLYEKKVMLKYSKVKLFEVTKEDDYFCPGNKNQENTFDLFGIKFGVCICFELRFPEILRKAALKGAEVLLVSAIWPVERLNAWRKLSAARAIENQAFVATCNANDKSGKWICAGHSSVYDPNGTLLSSAYNQTTIKTISIDPEYAKNVREKFPSLIKAYDLNCAGG